A genome region from Gottschalkia purinilytica includes the following:
- a CDS encoding WxL domain-containing protein, whose product MKIINGPGRADRPCAISMKNNSKISVQKNAVLDIEIQEDKVGDGWLGSPIYMEGNSQFLIDDGGSFYLDVKGTTPTSGSAIRNTGAGTFKVGKNATFKITSDMTDPNDGLIYMGVGSKFQFSDAKKIDLELTDPTSPSPLIQMPSGEWKIDVQRVYQWNKGNVTESPNHSWTPIFGMTIPYSHTTVGNIKAQSVDEETLNDFKQHFNSTKAQRITFERIPDFNIKITNTLCDNPKKENSYTVIGETIPNAYVRLSGGSFTEKDNKILSPVRGEDIPKTISDNFTVKADDKGHFKYTLSPTRSFIAGDEISAFAFNEGKYAEYSTHVIDLTPPSGNGQKVETSLKDTIAPELSKFIIDEYDTNPNNKKINYLWSDTNTNDLKTMLKQEGVYEVYIVLEDDNGNKSQPIESELVVHATAGEICATDIGAKLSTVKSMSREEFRKFILSESKLKAWYLSDFKYHDGGKYVEIRNFDQIKQETGNYVVELFLSKDLTKQPEDILKKIELTIGDYGPTPPVNPEEPGGKAEDTENNGTGQQGLLRIDYVPSTFDFGSIPFSYGSRTVHALEKYGQKGKKIKQWIQISDERNKSEGWKVVVSLNETFKSESGALRGAELIIPKGKVYSSLGDVAIKGLNSQSATIGLGEGKTIFSSDNGYGKGTSTNVWDPSEVSLKLPGGEGKTNQVYEASIDWTLLSAPDN is encoded by the coding sequence GGTAATAGCCAGTTTCTTATAGATGATGGAGGTAGTTTTTATTTAGATGTCAAAGGAACTACTCCTACAAGCGGTTCAGCGATTAGAAATACTGGGGCAGGAACATTTAAAGTAGGAAAGAATGCTACTTTTAAGATAACGAGTGATATGACAGATCCCAATGATGGTTTGATCTACATGGGAGTAGGCTCAAAGTTCCAGTTTTCAGATGCTAAGAAAATTGATTTAGAATTAACGGATCCTACTAGTCCTTCGCCATTGATTCAGATGCCTTCAGGAGAATGGAAAATAGATGTTCAACGTGTATATCAATGGAATAAAGGGAATGTGACTGAATCACCAAATCATAGTTGGACACCAATATTTGGAATGACAATTCCATATTCACATACAACTGTCGGTAATATCAAAGCACAATCAGTAGATGAAGAAACGCTTAATGATTTTAAGCAACACTTTAATTCGACCAAAGCACAACGAATCACTTTCGAACGTATACCAGATTTTAATATAAAAATCACTAATACGCTTTGTGATAATCCGAAAAAAGAGAATTCTTATACTGTAATAGGAGAAACAATTCCGAATGCGTATGTTCGTTTATCAGGTGGGTCATTTACTGAAAAGGACAATAAAATTCTAAGTCCTGTCCGCGGGGAAGATATCCCCAAAACAATATCTGATAATTTTACAGTAAAAGCAGATGATAAAGGACATTTTAAATATACACTTTCACCTACACGTAGCTTTATAGCAGGAGACGAAATTTCTGCTTTTGCATTTAATGAAGGAAAATATGCTGAATACTCGACACATGTTATAGATTTAACTCCTCCTTCAGGTAATGGACAGAAGGTGGAAACATCGTTAAAAGATACTATAGCTCCAGAACTATCAAAGTTTATCATAGATGAATATGACACCAATCCTAACAATAAGAAGATAAACTATTTGTGGAGTGATACTAATACTAATGATTTGAAGACAATGTTAAAACAAGAAGGGGTATATGAAGTTTATATTGTATTAGAAGATGATAATGGGAATAAGAGTCAACCAATTGAGAGTGAACTGGTTGTTCATGCTACAGCTGGAGAAATCTGTGCAACTGATATTGGCGCTAAATTAAGCACTGTAAAATCTATGTCTAGAGAAGAATTTAGAAAATTTATTTTAAGTGAAAGTAAATTAAAAGCGTGGTATCTATCAGATTTTAAATATCATGATGGAGGAAAATATGTTGAAATCCGTAACTTTGATCAAATAAAACAAGAGACAGGAAACTATGTAGTTGAATTGTTCTTATCTAAAGATTTGACAAAACAACCAGAGGATATTTTAAAAAAAATAGAATTAACTATTGGTGATTACGGTCCAACACCTCCAGTTAATCCAGAAGAGCCCGGGGGGAAAGCAGAGGATACCGAAAATAATGGCACAGGCCAACAGGGATTACTAAGAATAGATTATGTTCCATCCACTTTTGATTTTGGTAGTATACCATTTTCCTATGGAAGTAGAACAGTTCATGCTCTTGAAAAATACGGACAAAAGGGAAAAAAAATTAAGCAATGGATCCAAATTTCTGATGAAAGGAATAAATCAGAGGGATGGAAGGTTGTAGTAAGTTTAAATGAAACTTTCAAAAGTGAATCAGGAGCATTAAGAGGAGCAGAATTGATAATCCCTAAAGGTAAGGTATACAGTTCTTTGGGAGATGTTGCAATTAAAGGGCTAAATAGTCAAAGTGCTACTATTGGATTAGGAGAAGGAAAGACGATTTTTAGTTCAGATAATGGTTATGGAAAAGGTACATCAACGAATGTTTGGGACCCTAGCGAGGTTTCTCTAAAATTACCTGGTGGTGAAGGAAAAACCAATCAAGTATATGAAGCAAGTATTGATTGGACTCTACTGTCAGCACCGGATAATTAA